GACAGGTATCATCAAAGGAAGAGTATTGGATAAAGGACAAAACCAGCCTTTGCCGGGAGCTACAGTAATTATTGATGATTCTAACAGAGGTACGGTAACTGATATCAATGGATTTTATACATTATTGAATGTTGTCGCTGGTAAACATACGATTACAGTAAGTTATATAGGATATGAAAGCAAAACAGCAGAAGTAGTTGTGAATGGCAACGAGACAAGCACGCTTAATATAGTAATGGAAGATGGAATTATGATGGGAGAAGGCGTGATCATATCAGCTGATCGTATCGAAGGGCAAGCAAGAGCTTTGAATAGACAGAAAAATAATATTAATGTTACGAATATGATCTCTTCGGATCAAGTAGGTAAATTTCCGGATTCGAATATTGGAGATGCAATGAAGCGTATCCCTGGCATTACTATGCAGTATGACCAAGGCGAAGCTCGTTTTGGAGTAGTTCGAGGAACAGACCCTTCTTTGAACTCTGTAACAGTCAATGGAGAAAGAGTTCCTTCAGCTGAAGACGGTACAAGAGCTGTTCAATTAGACCTTATTCCTGCTGATATGATCCAAGCAGTTGAAGTAAGCAAAACTTTGACACCTGATATGGATGCTGATGCAATTGGAGGTTCGACGAACCTTATTACAAGAGCAGCTCCTGGAGGCATGAGAATTTCCGCAACTGGAGCTATGGGTTACAACACATTGAGAAACAAGCCGACATATCAAGGCGCTTTGGTATTTGGTAACAGGTATTTGGACAACAAACTAGGTGTAGTGTTGAGTGGTTCTTATCAATTGAATCAATTGGGATCGGACAATGTTGAATTTGAGTGGACAGAAGACGAAGGTCAAATTTGGGCTGAGGAACAACAAATCAGAACATATGAACTGACTAGAGAGAGAAGAAGTATTTCTGCTGCTTTGGATTATCAATTGAATCCTAATCACAATTTCTTCTTTAATGCAATGTATAATCACAGAAATGACTGGGAAAATAGATATAGATTGACATACAAGGACATTACTAAGCCTGAGAATGGAATTTCTGAGGAAGAAGGTGAGAATAAGATTAAAATCCAGACTAAAGGTGGTATAGATAATGACAAGAACAAAAATACCAGACTAGAGGATCAACGTACGCAACTTTATTCATTTGGAGGTAAGCACTTGATTGCAAGTAAACTAGAAATGAATTGGTCAGTGGCATGGGCGAAGGCTCAAGAGCATAGACCAAATGAGAGATATATTACCTATGAGAGTGAAAGCAATAAATTTAGATCTTCTGACTTAAATACTCAGAAGCCTTTAGTTTCAATGATTAATGGACTTGACTATGGTAATTTTGAGCTAGATGAAATTAGTGAGGAAGAGAAGCTAACTTATGAAATTGATAGAAATGCAAGACTTGATCTTAAGCTTCCTACTGGTAATTCTGGAAATATCAAGTTTGGAGGGCGTATCAGGACTAAGTATAAAATGAATGAGCAAATGTATACCGCTTATTCTCCTGTAGGTGATAATGAAGCAAATTTTGAGACAATGGATAAGCTTCCTTTGAAAGATATGACCAAATCGGATTATTTGGCTGGGGGAAAATATCAAGCAGGACACTATGTTGATAGAGAATTTTTAGGAAAACTTGACCTTAACAATCCTAATTTATTTGAGGGAGAAGCTGTATTGGAAGAATTCGCTCCTTCGAATTTCAATGCAACTGAGGATATTTATGCTGGTTATTTAATGACAGAACAAACATTGGGTGATAAGTTAGGCTTGATTGCTGGTTTTAGAATGGAGCATACTAGTACTAAATATAACGCAAACCAATATTTAGTGACTTACAGGGAATTCCAAGAAGTAGATGATCAAGGAAACCTTGTGTTTGAAAATGGTGAGCCTGTAATGGATGATGAGTCAGAAGAAATAATTACACCTGTATCAGGATCCAATTCTTACAATAGCTTCTTGCCTGCATTGCATTTCAAGTATTCTGTAAACAAAAACACTATCTTGAGATTTGCATGGACAAATAGTATCGCTAGACCTAATTACGAAGATCTAACGCCTTCTCTATCAATTATTCAAGAAGATGAAGAGATTGAAAAAGGTAATCCAGCTTTGGAGAATATGAAGTCTATGAACTTTGATTTAATGTTCGAAAGATATTTCGAGAATGTTGGTATCATCTCTGGGGGTCTATTCTATAAGGACATCAAAGACTATTTTTATACAAATGTGTATGAAGAGACTAACGGAAACTATGAAGGATATGAAGTTAAGCAAACTGTTAATGGAGATAAAGCAAGTCTTTACGGTGTAGAGATAGCCGTTCAAAGACAATTAGATTTCTTACCAGGTGTATTGAGTGGATTGGGAGTATATGCTAACTATACATATACAAAATCGGAAGCAAAAGGAATGGACTCTAGACCAGATGAAACATTGTCATTGCCTCGTACAGCTGAGCATTCAGGAAATGTATCTCTATCTTATGATTTGAAAAAGTTGACGATGAGACTTTCATGGAATTATACTAGCGATTACTTGGATGAAGTTGGTGATGATAATTTCAATGATAGATACTACGATATTCAATCATTCTTGGATTTGAATGCCACATATGCATTCAACAACAATTGGAGAGTATTCTTTGAAGCTAACAACTTGACAAATCAGCCGTTGAGATATTACCAAGGTGCTGTGGACAGAACAATGCAGACAGAGTACTATGGCCCAAGATTCAATTTGGGAGTTAAGTACGACTTGTTTAGATAATATTGACTTGAGACGGGCCGAAATTCGGTTCGTCTCTTTATTGATTGAAATTATAATTATATGAAAAAGATGCTTGTCTCATTGAGTCTGCTCTTGGGCTTGATGGAAACTTCTTGCGATCAAAAAGTTAAAAGAGAGTACAACCCGGAACTTTCTTTGGAAATGGTTCGCAAGCCTTATCTTCAAAATGTGTGGGAGGATAGTGCCAGTGTATTATGGAAAACAAATAATGCGGCTAAAGACTGTAAAATCGCTTACGGAACTAATCTTGATTCATTGACGAACACGCAACTGGGAATAGTTGACTATCAAGATTACAATACTCTTAACCAAGCTACAGTAAAGGGCTTGGAGCCGAATACAAAATATTACTACGCAATTTACTCTAATGATAGCTTGTTGTTGTCAGGGCCTGATTATTACTTTATTTCCGAGCCGGAAAAGGGCACTAATGCTTTTTCTTTTTATGCTATGGGAGATATTGGAGAACCTAAGGATGAAGGTGGTTTTCCTGAAGTTACTTCTAAGCAAATAGACAAATTGAATAGAAGACCTGATTTTGGAATAGGTTTGGGTGATATCGTTTATCCAGATGGGGAAAGCTCAGCTTATGATGCGAATTTTTTCGAGCCTATGTCTCCTATTATGGGGAATATCCCATTCTACCCTGCCTTGGGAAATCATGATTGGCATGTTAATCCTGATGAAAACTTCAAAAAGGAATGGAAACTACCAAATAACGAGCATTATTACAGCTTTGATTATCAAAACGCGCACTTTATCGCTCTGGATTCAAGAGAAGGAGATTTTTTTGACTTGGATAAGCAAACAGAGTGGCTAAAGGAAGATTTAGATAAAACGCAAGGAAAATACGATTGGATATTTGTGTATTTGCATCATAATGGAAGAACTTGCACTTATAAGGAGGATTATCCTCATGTGATGGGGTTATATGATATATTTGCCCAAAATAATGTAGATTTGGTTTTGAATGGACATGCTCATACATATGAGAGACTGAAGCCTTTTGATGGAAAAGGTCAAGTTGTTGATTCGTTATCAATGAATTTGGGGAGCTTTCCAAAGATGAGTAATTCATTTATTTCCATAACCACTGGAGCTGGAGGCAAATTAAAAGACTCGACTAAATATGTGCCGGACCCATTGCACTGTGATGAAGGACCTATTGTGGCTCATGCAGAGCATTTGGGACATTTCTCAATCATTACTATAGACAGCACTCACCTTAATTTTAAAGGAATAAGTTCTGTGGATGGAAATGTTTTTGACGAGTTTGAGATCCAAAAGTAATTAATTTCAATTCAAGGAATACTAAAGATTCCTTAAATCTTTTTTATAACCCTTTGCTATAATTAGCAGAGGTTAAATACTTTACAAATGAACAAAATAGTCCTGTATGCAATTGTAGCTGCTATGTCACTACAGGCTTGCAACAAAAAGACGGAAAGAGTTGAAGAGACAAAAGAGGCGACTATGCAAGTTTCTAAACCTGAAGTTAAAAAAGAAGGGTACTTGGGGAGTAAAATGCCTTATGAGCCTCGACAAGAAGTTGTAGACTATTCGCCAATTCCTGAAAATTTTGAGCCGATTTTTATTAATCACGTTGCCAGACATGGTTCAAGGCACTTGACAAGCGCCAAGTATGATGTAGCATGGGGCGAAATGCTTCAATTTGCTTCAGAAAAAGACATGTTAACTGATAAAGGCAAGCAGCTGAAAAATGATATTGAAGTGTTTTTGTCAATTGAAAAAGGGAATTATGGGCAGATAAGCGAACTAGGCAAAAAAGAGCACCAAGATATGGCAAAGCGCTTGGTCGATCAATATGGAGATTTGCTTGCTTCAGTTTCTAGTGATAAGAAAATCGTTGCCAAATCGACATTCAAGGATCGAGCCGTTAACAGCAAGAAAGCCTTCATGGGGATATTGGAAGAAACGTTTTCTAGTGTAAATGACAGCACTGTGGACTATATAGTGTACGAAGAGAATAAAGATCCGGAGTTGAGATTTTTTGAGCCAAATGAAGCTTTTGAAGCCTTTGAAAAAGCTGAATATTGGGCTGAAGGGCTTGATAGTTTGAAAAACCTTGATAATGCTAAGCATCTAACGAATCAAATCATTGACCCATTATTCAAGTCAGAGTTTGTGAGTGGATTGGAGCAAGGCGAGTATGCTTTCAAAGGACAAAAAGGAAAAGTTAGAATTAAAGACAAGTCCTCTGCGGCACAGGCTTTATACAAGTTATATCAGATTATTGATGGAATTGGAGCTAAAGAGCAAGTGGATCTTCAGAAATATTTGCCTGAGGAAGCATTGGTTTGGAATGAGTTTTTGGGAGACTATGAGTCTTTCTTTTTGGAAGGACCTTCATATGATTCGATAGATTTGACATATACTATGGCCATGCCTTTGTTGGATTCGTTTTTGGTGACTAGCCAAAGAGCAATTGAGCTGAAAAATCAAACGGCGGAATTTAGATTCGCGCATGCTGAAACGATGGTGCCATTCTTAGCTTTGCTTGGCGTTAAAGGAACATGCGAAAGCTCCAACGAATATAAGTTGGAAGATAAAAATAGATGGAAAGCTTCTAACGTTTCACCCATGGGAACTAATATTCAGTGGATTTTCTTCAAAGATAAGAGTGATGGACAAATATGGTTGAAAATGTTATATAACGAGGCGGAAACTGAACTCCCTGTCGTAACGAATAGATACCCATTTTATAGATGGGAGAATGTAAAAGCTCATTATGAAAAAGTATTGAACAAGGAAGTAATGTAAACTTCAAGGATCGAAATAACTGTAAAGCAACGCGAAAGTGTTGCTTTTTTTATATGTATAACTTTTTCAGAGAAGTGTTTATTTCAAAAAAGCTTTTTAGATTTTTGAATCAATAATGGTTATTTTTGCAAATGGTTTATTAAGAATCTGTACTAATAAGCCATCGATGATTTTGCGAACATGTAACCTGATTGGTCTTGAAAATACTATTAATTACTCCTCCTCTGACACAGTTGAATACCCCCTATCCTGCGACGGCTTACCTAAAAGGCTTTTTAGTTTCTAAGGGCTTTCAAGTTGCCCAGGCAGATTTGGGAATCGAGTTAGTGCTTAAAGTTTTTAACGCTAATTCTTTGCGTAAGATTTTTGATATTGCTGAGAGCAGAGAGGAAATTTCTGAAAATATTCGAAGGATACTGAAACTAAAGAGGGAATACTTTTCGACGATAGGTCCAGTTGTCAAATTTCTTCAAGGCAAGAATTCAACTTTAGCTCATAGTATTTGCAATACGGACTTTTTACCCAGAGCATCTCGATTTGACCAGTTGCAGGATTTGGATTGGGCCTTTGGAAGCATGGGGATTCAAGATCAAGCTAAACATTTGGCTACGCTTTACATTGAGGATTTAGGAGATCTGATTATTGAGACTGTCGACAAGGATTTTGGCTTTAGCAGATATGCGGAAAGATTGGGGAGGACTGCATCTTCATTTAATCCGATTCAAGAGAAATTAAACGAGAAATCGTCTTTGCTGGATGATATATTGGGCGGATTATTGACTGAAAGACTTAACTCTTTTCAGCCGGATGTCATTGGTTTTTCAGTTCCTTTTCCAGGGAATTTATATGGAGCTTTCAAGTGCGCGCAATTGATAAAAGAATATTTCCCTAAAGTGAAGACGATTATGGGAGGCGGGTATCCTAATACTGAGCTTCGCAAGCTTAAGGATAATAGAGTGTTTAAGTATTTTGATTATATCTCTCTGGATGATGGTGAAGGACCCATAATGGGCATTTTAGAACGCATAGCTTCTAATAGTGAAGATACAGGTATGCTTCAGCGGACATACATATTGGATAGAGACAATAATGAAGTGAAATATTGTTTTCAGCCTCAAGCTCAGCACATTTCTCATGCTGAAGTAGGGACTCCTGATTATTCTGACCTGCCTCTTGATGACTATTTATCCATTATTGAGGTGGTGAATCCGATGCATAGAATGTGGAGCGATGGAAGATGGAATAAGATGACGATTGCACACGGATGTTATTGGAAAAAATGCAGTTTTTGTGATGTTAGCTTAGATTATATTAGCCGTTATGATGCTGCGCCTGCGGAAATGTTGGTGGATCGAATAGAAACGATAGTTGAACAAACAGGCCAAAATGGATTTCACTTTGTTGATGAGGCAGCTCCGCCATTGGTTTTGAGGGATTTTGCTCTTGAACTTCTAAGAAGAAATGTAAAGATTAGCTGGTGGACGAATATCAGATTTGAAAAAACTTTCTCGGCCGATTTATGCCGTCTTTTGGCAGCTTCGGGTTGTATTGCTGTTACTGGTGGTTTGGAAGTTGCTTCGGATAGGCTCCTTCAAAAGATGAAAAAGGGTGTTTCAATAGAGCAAGTGGCTAGAGTAACTAGAGACTTTACAAACGCAGGAATAATGGTTCATGCGTATCTTATGTATGGATTTCCCACGCAGACAGCTCAAGAGACGATAGATTCTTTGGAAGTAGTTCGTCAGTTATTCGAGCATAATGTGATTCAGTCTGGATTTTGGCATCAGTTTGCGATGACAGCGCACAGTCCTGTTGGGAAGAATCCCGAAGCATATGAAGTTGTTAAGATTGGACCAGAGTTCAAAGGATTTGCGGAGAATGATTTATTTCATCAAGATCCTAAAGGATGCGATCATGAACGTTTTGGGTCGGGTCTCAGCAAGGCGATTTTTAATTATATGCATGGTTTGTGTTTGGACTGGCCGGTTGAAGAATGGTTTGATTTTAAAGTGCCGAAAACGAAAGAACCCTATTTTCGAATCGAACAGGCTATTGAACAGAAAGGTAAAAAAGATCAAGAGTTGATAGATCACAAAGTATACTGGTTAGGTGCTCAAAGCGAACTTGAGTTTTTCACGGCTAAGAAAAAAGGCAAAACTGTAGAAAGAGCTAAGCTTCTGTTGGATTTGAAATCTGGAAGAGAAGAAATTGCGGGAGACAAGCAGGATTTAATTTGGCTTCAAGAGACATTGGATGTTTCATGTATTGAAAATGAAAAATTTCTATCTGTAATTGAGTTAATGGAAGACTATGAGAAGTGCACGGGAAAAAAGTTCAATAAATTAGCATCTTCGCATATATGGCATGCAATTCGTGACGCAGGTTTAGTGTTAATACGTTAAACAATAATTTTTAACTAATACTAAAATGAGAAAAGTATCTTTTTACTTGCTAGCATTGACAATGCTTTTTCTAGCTTCTTGCAACGGCTCAAAAAATGTTTCTACCAATCCAGAGGATTTAAAGGGAGAATGGGTGCTTGTTTATAATTTAAGTAAAGGAGAAAATCCTTTTACTTTGGAAATTATGGACAACAGGTATTCGCTTAAGGCCAATAATATTTACAATGGCGAATTATTATTGGAAGACAAAGGCAAAATAAAGTTTGTGCCGGGAATTTCGACGAAAATGATGGACACCCCTGATGAAAGAAAAGTAACCGAAATGATATTCGCTGTAAATCAGTTTTATATCGATAATGGCAAATTAATATTGACTAACAGCGAAAATCCATCGAATAAACTCACGTTTGAAAAGGAAGCCAAGTAGTTTATAAATTGAGAATTCTGAAAAAAATCGAATTTTTTTCAAAAGTTTGTAGGGTGATTGGTTCTATGTCTGTATCATACACATAACCGACACTTTCATTTCCAATTATGCTGCTCGCAAGACTTTCCCCGAGTCTGCGAGCGGCCTCCCCCCTCCTCTTTTATCACACAATATTTTATTTCTTTTTATTAAGTTGCTTTAAAAATTTCTCCCAAAATTTAAGTAGTGTGTTTATTTTCTTTGGACAACTTCTTACAAGTTTACATCCAGTTTACAAACATCTTTATATTGGTAACATACAATTAAATGTTTGACCATATTCAATTAAGGATTTTGTTTTTTATTTACATTATGTAATCTAAGAAAATTCCTAATCGGGCCTTTTGGTTCGAATTTTGAGATGATTACCATTTACTTCGCAGTTAGTGTTGAAGGCCAATTTTTTAAGGGAGGAATATGAAAGAATTAATTAGCAAACAAGAGTTTGTAAATGCTGTAAAGCTTAATAATTATCAGGCAGTTGCAACGCCGCTGATGAAAATTTTAGGCTTGTCAAAGCTCAATGAAATGTATGATCAGATATACATGGAACAAGGGCTTGATTTTATTCATGCTTTATTTGATATGCTCAATATCAAGATAGAGGTTGATGAAAAAGAGCTTGAGAGAATACCATTGACAGGCTCTTTTATATCCATAGCAAATCATCCTTTTGGCGCAGTGGATGGAATGATATTAATATTGTTGATTAGCAAAATTAGGCCTGAATACAAGGTAATGGCTAATTTCATTCTTCAACAAGTTAGTCCGATAAAGGATGCATTTATAAGCGTGAATCCTTTTGAGAATATGAAACAAGCTCACTCGAGTGTGACTGGTATGAAAGCGGCGATAAAGCATCTTAATGATGGAAACCCAATGGGCATCTTTCCTGCTGGAGAAGTATCGACATTTAGCGCTTCTCAAAGAAAAATTACTGATAGGCCATGGCAGAAGACGGCAGTCAAATTGGTGAAAAATGCAAAACAGCCAGTTATTCCGATATATTTTCAAGGTTCAAATAGCAAGCTCTTTCATATTTTGGGCTTGATTCATCCAAGTTTGAGAACTGCCGCGCTGCCTTCAGAAATGCTCAAGAAAAAAAATGAAGTGATTCGCCTTCGAATAGGCAAGCCTATTTCTGTTAAAGAGCAGATGGAATATAAGGATTTGAAAAGCTATACACAGTTTTTGAGAATGAAAACATACGCTTTGGGTTCGGCTATAGAGAATGATGAATTTATCAAAAAGCTGAAGATTTCAAAACCTGTTATTCGCAATCCAAAACCAGTGAATATTGCAGAGCAAGTGCCAGAGGAAGTGCTTGAAGCGGAAATTCAGACTTTATCTGAGTTTAAATTATTGTCAAAAAATAATTTCACATCTTACATTGTTCCTACAGAGCGAATTCCAAATATCCTGAAGGAAATTGGAAGATTGAGAGAGTTGACTTTCAGGGAAGTAGGCGAAGGCTCTAATAATGCGGTGGATTTGGATGAGTTTGACCAGTATTACCGTCATTTGTTCTTGTGGGATGAGGAGAAAAAGAAAATTGCCGGAGCATATCGAATAGGTTTAGGGCAGGAAATCATAAAAACCCATGGACAAGAAGGATTTTATTCCAATAGCTTGTTTAAAATGAAGCCGGAGTTCGATAAAGTTTTAGAACGTTCATTGGAATTAGGAAGATCTTTTGTTGTAAAAGATTATCAGCAACATAGAATACCTCTGTTTCTCTTGTGGAAGAGTTTGATTTATTTTTTGATGCAGAATAAAGAGCAGTATCAGTATTTTTTAGGCCCAGCGAGCATCAGCAATAAGTATGCGGATTATTCAAAATCATTGATAGCCTCATTTATCCAAAAGTATCATTTTGACCATGATAAAGCGAAGTTGGTTAAGCCAAGAAATGAATATAAATTTCGTTTCAATGACGATTATACTCAGATGATTCTTGATATCACTAAAGCTGATCTTAAAAAGCTAGACAAGTATATTCAAGATATTGACCCATCTCACTTTACAGTTCCGGTTTTATTGAAAAAATATATCTATCAAAATGCGAAGATCATAGGCTTCAATGTTGACCCAAATTTCAACAATTGTCTTGACGGTTTGGTGATTCTAGATTTTTACACGATGCCAAAGGAATCCTTAGATAATATGCAAAAAGAAATTCAGCAAGAGCTGCAATCGAAAAAATAATATTCTGATATAATTATTTTATGCATAATAATATGTTATTTAAGCGAACAAAATATCATTTGATAATTGTTCGCTTTTTTTGATGTAAAATTTTGTCTTGAATTTCCCTTTTTGATATATTAGTGTGATCTAAGCTGACGTTTGTCATTGCTTATGGTGAGATAGTCGCAGACTTAATGGTTATTTCGGACTATCGATAATTAGTAATTAAATTTTCAGGAGTTTTAAGAGTTGATATGAGAATAGAAACGGATGCGATAAGGACTCAAACAGAGAGAACACAACACAAGGAGCATTCTGTGCCGGTGTTTATGACTTCAAGTTTCATATTTGATGATGCTGAACATGCGCGGGCTTTATTCGAACAAGAGGTTGATGGCAATATTTATTCAAGATATTCCAATCCGAACAATGATGAGTTGGTGGCTAAGCTTTGCGCTTTTGAGCACACGGACGATGGCTTGACAACTGCTTCAGGAATGGCAGCTATATTCTCGAGTTTGGCTGGTTTGTTGGAATCTGGTGATCATATATTGTCTTGCAGATCTGTATTTGGTTCAACTCACCAGTTGCTTACTCAGGTGTTTCCTAAATGGGGCATTACTCATACGTATGTTCCAATTGAAGATACTGATTCTTGGGAACAGGAAATCAAAGAAAATACTAAAGTTATATTGATTGAAACTCCTTCCAATCCTGCTCTTGATGTGTTGGATTTGGAAAAGATTGGCGATTTAGCGAAAAAACATGGACTTGTTTTGATCGTAGACAATTGCTTTGCTAGCCCTTATTTGCAACAACCTGCTGATTTTGGAGCTCATATCATAACTCATTCGGCCACTAAGTTCTTAGACGGACAAGGCAGAACTATTGGAGGTGTGATATTAGGCCAAAAAGATTTGATTGAGAAAATCAGATTTTTTGCTAGACATTCAGGTCCTTCTTTATCGCCATTTAACGCTTGGTTGGTATCTAAAAGTTTGGAAACTTTGCCGGTCAGAATGGATCGTCATTGCGACAATGCCTTGAAGATTGCTGAGTTTTTGGAAAGTCATCCAATGGTGGAAAAAGTCAAGTATCCTTTTCTGCCATCGCATCCTCAATATGATTTGGCTCGTAAGCAAATGAAAAAAGGAGGCGGATTGGTCACTTTCTACATAAAAGGAGGATTGGCTGAAGGAAAAACATTCCTTGATGCTATTAAAATTGGCTCATTGACCGCTAATCTGGGAGATACGAGAACGACTATTACTCATCCTGCTTCGACGACGCATTCAAAATTGTCGGAAGATGAAAGGTTGCAGGTAGGTATTACGTCTAACTTGGTGAGAATATCGGCTGGTTTGGAGAATGTAGAAGATATTATTGAAGATTTGAATCAAGCTTTGGCAGCTGTTGAAAGTTCGTCAAAGTAATAATAAGCTTATAGATGATGATGACAGAGATAAAGTTGATGAAAAATGATATGTGTATGCTGCCAATGATGCAGAATGAAATGTGTTGTTGCATGCCTGATATTAGTTATTGCATTTTATAAAGACTTTATTGTTGTCGTACATACAAAAGAGCCTCTGTAAAATGCAGGGGCTTTTTTTAATTCAGAGATTTTAGATTAAGAGAGTAATACTTAAACCACAATATAAAAATGGATTCACAAAACAAGGAACTTTCACCGGTAGTCAAGCATGACATCGAGGAGCTCAAGTTTAAGATCAACACATTCAAGGAAGATAAAATTCCTGAGGAAAAGTTCAAGCATTTCAGATTGACAAGAGGTGTGTATGGCCAAAGGCAAGCTGGTGTTCAAATGCTAAGAATCAAGATTCCTTATGGTAGAGTGAATACCACTCAGTTGAGAAAAATGGCTGAGTTGTCAAGAAAGTATACCAATGGAAACCTTCACTTAACAACCAGACAAAACATTCAATTTCACTATGTGAAGCTGGATGATTCCCCAGAAATTTGGGAGGAGTTGGAGTCTGTTGATATTACATTGAGAGAGGCTTGTGGTAACACAGTAAGGACAGTGACTGGAAGTCCATATGCAGGTATTCATCCTGAAGAATTGTTTGATGTATCCCCTTATGCTGATGCTGTTACTCAATATTTCTTGAGAAATGCAGTGAATCAAGATATGGGAAGAAAAATAAAAATGGCTTTTTCTTCGCATGATGATGATTCAGCATTCACTTATATTCATGACTTTGGTTTTATTCCGCGCGTAAAAGAAGTTGATGGAGTGGAGCAAAGAGGGTTTAAGGTTGTTGTTGCCGGAGGCTTAGGCGCTCAGGCTATGGTAGCTCATGAAGCAAGCGAGTTTCTGCCTGAAGATCAAGTGATTCCATTTATTGAAGCTGGTTTGAGGATTTTCGATAGATATGGAGAGCGTCAAAAAAGAGCCAAGGCGAGAATGAAATTCTTAATGGACCCTAAAAAAGGGTTAGGTTTGGAAAAGTTTCTTCAATTAGTAGAGGAAGAAAGAGTTTCATTGCCTAACAAGTCATTAAAGATTGACGTATCTGGTGAAAAATACAACTATAGCATTGAAAGCAAAAAGACGCCAATTGTAGAGCCTGTTAATGCTGATAAATATGCGAATTGGGTTAAAACTAATACTTTTAATCAAAGGCAAGACGGACTTAGCGCTGTGATGAT
The sequence above is a segment of the Aureibacter tunicatorum genome. Coding sequences within it:
- a CDS encoding TonB-dependent receptor, giving the protein MKQKLHQIVAITGLMMVSLFMSLGAFAQTGIIKGRVLDKGQNQPLPGATVIIDDSNRGTVTDINGFYTLLNVVAGKHTITVSYIGYESKTAEVVVNGNETSTLNIVMEDGIMMGEGVIISADRIEGQARALNRQKNNINVTNMISSDQVGKFPDSNIGDAMKRIPGITMQYDQGEARFGVVRGTDPSLNSVTVNGERVPSAEDGTRAVQLDLIPADMIQAVEVSKTLTPDMDADAIGGSTNLITRAAPGGMRISATGAMGYNTLRNKPTYQGALVFGNRYLDNKLGVVLSGSYQLNQLGSDNVEFEWTEDEGQIWAEEQQIRTYELTRERRSISAALDYQLNPNHNFFFNAMYNHRNDWENRYRLTYKDITKPENGISEEEGENKIKIQTKGGIDNDKNKNTRLEDQRTQLYSFGGKHLIASKLEMNWSVAWAKAQEHRPNERYITYESESNKFRSSDLNTQKPLVSMINGLDYGNFELDEISEEEKLTYEIDRNARLDLKLPTGNSGNIKFGGRIRTKYKMNEQMYTAYSPVGDNEANFETMDKLPLKDMTKSDYLAGGKYQAGHYVDREFLGKLDLNNPNLFEGEAVLEEFAPSNFNATEDIYAGYLMTEQTLGDKLGLIAGFRMEHTSTKYNANQYLVTYREFQEVDDQGNLVFENGEPVMDDESEEIITPVSGSNSYNSFLPALHFKYSVNKNTILRFAWTNSIARPNYEDLTPSLSIIQEDEEIEKGNPALENMKSMNFDLMFERYFENVGIISGGLFYKDIKDYFYTNVYEETNGNYEGYEVKQTVNGDKASLYGVEIAVQRQLDFLPGVLSGLGVYANYTYTKSEAKGMDSRPDETLSLPRTAEHSGNVSLSYDLKKLTMRLSWNYTSDYLDEVGDDNFNDRYYDIQSFLDLNATYAFNNNWRVFFEANNLTNQPLRYYQGAVDRTMQTEYYGPRFNLGVKYDLFR
- a CDS encoding metallophosphoesterase family protein, which translates into the protein MKKMLVSLSLLLGLMETSCDQKVKREYNPELSLEMVRKPYLQNVWEDSASVLWKTNNAAKDCKIAYGTNLDSLTNTQLGIVDYQDYNTLNQATVKGLEPNTKYYYAIYSNDSLLLSGPDYYFISEPEKGTNAFSFYAMGDIGEPKDEGGFPEVTSKQIDKLNRRPDFGIGLGDIVYPDGESSAYDANFFEPMSPIMGNIPFYPALGNHDWHVNPDENFKKEWKLPNNEHYYSFDYQNAHFIALDSREGDFFDLDKQTEWLKEDLDKTQGKYDWIFVYLHHNGRTCTYKEDYPHVMGLYDIFAQNNVDLVLNGHAHTYERLKPFDGKGQVVDSLSMNLGSFPKMSNSFISITTGAGGKLKDSTKYVPDPLHCDEGPIVAHAEHLGHFSIITIDSTHLNFKGISSVDGNVFDEFEIQK
- a CDS encoding histidine-type phosphatase, with protein sequence MNKIVLYAIVAAMSLQACNKKTERVEETKEATMQVSKPEVKKEGYLGSKMPYEPRQEVVDYSPIPENFEPIFINHVARHGSRHLTSAKYDVAWGEMLQFASEKDMLTDKGKQLKNDIEVFLSIEKGNYGQISELGKKEHQDMAKRLVDQYGDLLASVSSDKKIVAKSTFKDRAVNSKKAFMGILEETFSSVNDSTVDYIVYEENKDPELRFFEPNEAFEAFEKAEYWAEGLDSLKNLDNAKHLTNQIIDPLFKSEFVSGLEQGEYAFKGQKGKVRIKDKSSAAQALYKLYQIIDGIGAKEQVDLQKYLPEEALVWNEFLGDYESFFLEGPSYDSIDLTYTMAMPLLDSFLVTSQRAIELKNQTAEFRFAHAETMVPFLALLGVKGTCESSNEYKLEDKNRWKASNVSPMGTNIQWIFFKDKSDGQIWLKMLYNEAETELPVVTNRYPFYRWENVKAHYEKVLNKEVM
- a CDS encoding B12-binding domain-containing radical SAM protein gives rise to the protein MVLKILLITPPLTQLNTPYPATAYLKGFLVSKGFQVAQADLGIELVLKVFNANSLRKIFDIAESREEISENIRRILKLKREYFSTIGPVVKFLQGKNSTLAHSICNTDFLPRASRFDQLQDLDWAFGSMGIQDQAKHLATLYIEDLGDLIIETVDKDFGFSRYAERLGRTASSFNPIQEKLNEKSSLLDDILGGLLTERLNSFQPDVIGFSVPFPGNLYGAFKCAQLIKEYFPKVKTIMGGGYPNTELRKLKDNRVFKYFDYISLDDGEGPIMGILERIASNSEDTGMLQRTYILDRDNNEVKYCFQPQAQHISHAEVGTPDYSDLPLDDYLSIIEVVNPMHRMWSDGRWNKMTIAHGCYWKKCSFCDVSLDYISRYDAAPAEMLVDRIETIVEQTGQNGFHFVDEAAPPLVLRDFALELLRRNVKISWWTNIRFEKTFSADLCRLLAASGCIAVTGGLEVASDRLLQKMKKGVSIEQVARVTRDFTNAGIMVHAYLMYGFPTQTAQETIDSLEVVRQLFEHNVIQSGFWHQFAMTAHSPVGKNPEAYEVVKIGPEFKGFAENDLFHQDPKGCDHERFGSGLSKAIFNYMHGLCLDWPVEEWFDFKVPKTKEPYFRIEQAIEQKGKKDQELIDHKVYWLGAQSELEFFTAKKKGKTVERAKLLLDLKSGREEIAGDKQDLIWLQETLDVSCIENEKFLSVIELMEDYEKCTGKKFNKLASSHIWHAIRDAGLVLIR